One genomic segment of Deltaproteobacteria bacterium includes these proteins:
- a CDS encoding CSLREA domain-containing protein, with protein MTWTCSILVPLLAATITGAQAATFTVDTTTDGVDAVPGDGVCATAAGACSLRAAVQEANALEGPDTIDLPAGTYVLTLAGPAEDESASGDLDVHETLTITGAGAATTVIDGNRASGVIEAAEPGP; from the coding sequence ATGACTTGGACTTGTAGCATCCTCGTCCCGCTGCTGGCGGCGACGATCACGGGGGCGCAGGCGGCGACCTTCACGGTCGACACCACGACAGATGGCGTCGACGCCGTGCCCGGCGATGGCGTCTGCGCCACCGCCGCTGGCGCCTGCTCCCTTCGCGCGGCGGTGCAGGAGGCCAACGCGCTGGAGGGCCCGGACACCATCGATCTGCCCGCCGGGACCTACGTCCTCACGCTCGCCGGCCCGGCCGAGGACGAGAGCGCTTCAGGCGATCTCGACGTGCACGAAACTCTCACGATCACCGGGGCGGGTGCCGCCACCACGGTCATCGACGGGAACCGGGCGAGCGGGGTGATCGAGGCCGCGGAACCGGGCCCGTAG